Within the uncultured Bacteroides sp. genome, the region TAAATATCCTGAATTGAACAGCCACGTGAAAGATCATTAACAGGAGCAGCCATTCCCTGAAGAACCGGACCTACAGCTTCAGCACCACCTAAACGTTGTACTAGTTTATATGCAATGTTGCCTACTTCAAGTGAAGGGAATACTAATGTATTAGCTTGTCCTGCAATGGCACTTCCCGGAGCCTTACTCATCCCTACAGAAGGAACAAGAGCAGCATCTGCCTGAAGTTCACCATCAATAAGCATATCAGGATCTAATTCTTTTGCTAAACGAGTAGCTTCAGCTACCTTGTCAACCATTTCATGTTTTGCACTGCCTCTTGTAGAGAAACTAAGCATTGCCACTTTAGGTTCTACGTTTGCGAGCACACGTGCAGTTCTACCTGTAGCTACAGCTATTTGTGCAAGTTCTTCAGCGGTTGGATTTGGCAACACAGCAACATCAGCAATAACCAGAAGTCCATCCTTTCCATATTCAGTAGCCTTAGTTATAAGTAACATACCACCAGATACAACACTAATGCCAGGAGCTGTTTTAATAATCTGCAATGCAGGGCGAAGAACATTTCCTGTTGTGTTCTGAGCTCCAGCTAGCTGTCCATCAGCATCACCGCTTTTAATGATAAGGCATCCCAAGTACAATGGATCAAGAACCAATTTACGAGCCTCTTCAATCGTCATACCTTTTTTCTTCCGAAGTTCGCAAAGTAACTCTGCATATTGCTCTTTCTTTGGGTGATTAGCAGGATCAATGATTTCAGCCTTTGCTATATTCTTGAGCTCCCACTTTGC harbors:
- the pta gene encoding phosphate acetyltransferase codes for the protein MMDLINEIIARAKADRQRIVLPEGTEERTLKAADQVLADGVADLILLGNPEEIKSLAAKWELKNIAKAEIIDPANHPKKEQYAELLCELRKKKGMTIEEARKLVLDPLYLGCLIIKSGDADGQLAGAQNTTGNVLRPALQIIKTAPGISVVSGGMLLITKATEYGKDGLLVIADVAVLPNPTAEELAQIAVATGRTARVLANVEPKVAMLSFSTRGSAKHEMVDKVAEATRLAKELDPDMLIDGELQADAALVPSVGMSKAPGSAIAGQANTLVFPSLEVGNIAYKLVQRLGGAEAVGPVLQGMAAPVNDLSRGCSIQDIYRMIAITAIQAIGAKK